A stretch of DNA from Mycobacterium senriense:
TGGAATGAATGCTCCGGCGCTGGGCACGGTCGGTGTTCCTGCTGGTGCCACCTGGGGAGTTTGAGGCCCCCCGGCTTCCATCGCTTGTAGCGGACCAGCCGTAAACGCTTGCCCGCCAGGTCCCGTCGCCTGCCCGGTCGCGAGGCCGGACGTGAACGCTTGTCCTAATCCGGGCTGCCCGCCTTGACCTAGACCGACCGGTGACATTGGCATTCCGCCGCCGTGTACGCCTGGCATTCCGGGCGATACGGTTCCGCCGCCACCGGGCATTTGGACGCCGGCGGGCGATAACGGAGTACTCGCGCCCGGGATACTGCCGCGCACACCCTCCCCACTGATTGGTGCTGGAAGCGGCCCACCTGACGGTCCGCCAGATGGCACACCTCCACCACCACGTATCCCACCGCCCGCCGCGGCTGGCGGCGGGTGGCCCGGCGACCCAGCCGGTGGCGGAACTCCTCCGTCACCACGCACCCCGCTACCGCCAGCTACCGAATTCATGTCATGCTCACTAATCGGCTCCGGCGGCTTGGTATCGCCAACATCGAACCCGTTCGCCTGCGCCCAGCTCCGGGCGTTGCCACCGATGCCTTCAGCATCGAGAATCTTTTGCGTCGCCGCCATCATCTTGTCGGCCGCGTCCCGACTGGCATTCGCGGCGTCGGCGTTGCAGCGCGCCTGAACAGCCTGGATTTCAACCAACTTCTCCGGAGGCAGCTTTTTTGATGCGAGGATTTCATTGATTTCTCTGTTGCCCGTATTTGCTATGTCCGACAAGCGACTTCGGAGATAGTCGATGGCGTCGGCGCCTGAATTAAACGCCGACGCTTTTGTCTGGTACTTTTCGGCAAGGTCCAGGTGGAGCTTTTCCCCTTGCTGGAATCTCATTATGAGATCGTCTGCCGTATGCCCCTTGTTGTTTGCAGCAAAGGCTGTCCACTGGGTGCGCAAGTTCTGCGAATACAGCTGCTGCTCTGCGCACTCTTGGCTCCAGTGCTGAGCGCCGGCGCGTAAACCCGTCGACGGTGCTGGCCACCAAGGCCCGATCAGCGCAGCTGTCCAGGTGCCAGGTGGAAGATCAACGGCCACCGCATACCTTTTTCATTGCAGCGTCCTTGGCGATAACGTCGTCGAGAGCAGCTCGATAATCTGCGTCGGCGGTGACTGCGCTATTGCCCATGCTAGTAACCGTCCCGTAGGCCATTGCCAAGGCGCGCGCGGCCTCTCGATGGTTGGTATCAAGAGCAGGAGCTGTCGACACCATATCGAGCATCACGGCACCGTTGGTATCCGCGATACGGGCCAGTGCCTTGTCATTACCGCTGGTGTCCACTTCCACCGCTCGCGCTACCAGCGTGTACGTGTCACAAAGTGTTTTCTGTGCTGCACGAGTCTCGGCCGCACTATAAGTCGGCGTCGTCGTGGTAGCGAGCGGTTTCGAAGCCGTGGGCCGGGTCAGTGCTACCGCCAGCGCTGCGACGGCTATTGCCGCCGTCAGGGCTAGTGCGATCGCTAACCATCGGCGTGGACGAGATACTGGTTGCGGGAAATGCGGTGGCGGCCAACCTCCAGCGGGCGGCGGGCCTGACGGCCCTTCACCATGGCCCGAAGGGGGGTCTCCCACCATCCGTCCTCCTTTGGTCCGGAAACTCCTGCGGCGGCTTGCCCGGTGTCATGGCGCCATTGCCTCCTCCAATAGTGGAACAGCAACCGGACGGCAGGCAATTCACCGCACACGGCGATTCTCCCTCATCTGAACGTCGCTCGATGCGTCAAATCGACGACGGACGCCGCAAAAATCAACCGCCGCTGCACATCTGCTCATCACGTCTGGCAAATTGATCGTTAGGGTGTTAACCGAACACTGGGCATTACCCGGCAGAACTTACCCGCCCCCGCATACCTTCTTCATTGCAGCATCCTTCGCGTTGATGTCGTCGAGTGCGGCTTGAAACTGTGCATCGGTCGCAACGTCCCTATTCCCCATAGCCGTCCCCTTGCGATAGGACTCGGCTAACGCACGTGCGGGATCGCGATATGTCGCGCCAAGGGCTGGATTGGTCGCTGCATCCTCAAGCATGGCTGCAGCGTTTGTCAGTGCTATCCGACCTAGCGCGACCTCGTGGCCGTTCGTGTCAGCTTGCACTGCTTGCGCGCCTAGCTTGTAGGTATCGCACAATTGCCGTTCAGCTCCGGAAGTCTCGACGGCACTGTAGGTCGGCGCAGTGGATGTCGTTGTTGACTTCGTAGCTGTCGGTCGAGTCAGCGCCACAATCAATGCAGCGATCGCCAGGACCGTAGCTATTCCAGCCAAGAGCGCCGCAGGCCATGTCCGAGGACGAGCTTGTGGCTGGGTGGGAAATACGGGTGACCATTGCGTTGGTCTGGGAGCGCCTGCGGTCGGCCCACTCCCAGGAGCTGGAGGCAAATCCCCCGCCATGCGTCCTCCTCAGATCTCTTAGCGGCGTTCGACGTAGACTGCCGAAGATCCTGCGCCGCGTGTCCCCTTAGTGGAACAGCTAACCAACCAGTGAGCAATCACCGCGGCCTTGCGAGTAAGAACTCAGCCGTCGCCGCATACCGACTTCATTGCGGCGTCCTTGGCGTTGACCTCATTGACTTGCGCTCTAAAGGCAGGATCGTCCCGTTGCGACCAGCTGCCCATCGCAGTGGCTTTCGTATACGCCGCAGCCAACGCAAGTGCGGCAGCTCGATCGCTCGATGAGATTGCCGGTGCAGCACTTAACGCCTGCTCCAGGATTAGGGAACCGTTTACAGAGGCAACGCCAGCCAACGCCGGATTGTCACCGTTGGTATCGATTTCGACCGCGCGCGCAGCCAGCTTGTATGCCGCGCAAAGCTGTTTGTGTGCCGCTGCGGTTTGGTCCGCGGTATACGAAGGTGTCGCTGAAATGGCTGACGAGGCCGCTGGCCGGTCGCCTGTAGGCCGGATCAAGGCGACAACGAGGGCAGTGCCGCCCAGCAGGACGGCGACGGTCGCTAGCGCGACCGCCGGCCATATGCGTGAGCGCGCCGCGGGATAGCCCGGTGCTTGCTGCCCTACCGGCGGACCAACATGCGGCCCCGCAGCCGGATGCGAAGGCGGGTCCTCCGTCACCGGCATTCCTTAGACGTTCTGTGTTGAAGGACCGGAACTCGGTCGCAGCGCCTGCATTTCGGTGGCGTTGTTCTTATCCATGTTGGTGAACCCGTTGGCCGCGTGGTGCGCCTTGGTGCCCACACCGGTCAGCGTCTCGCTATGTCCCTGAAGCGCTTTCACGTGCTGGCCGTGTGCGGCTGAAACCGCACCGTGAAAAGCGTCGGCCGCGGCGAAATCACCGAACATCCCCGACGCCACGGTTCCGCCCGCCAACTGATCCGCCCCGTCTTGAGCGTGCCCACCGGCACGGTGCGACTGATTGCCACCGGAGTGCAAAAGATCCGTATCGACGAACATCGGCACTCCTTCCGGGTCTCAAGCGATGGGGTTCAATACGCGCCACAGTCGCCGTTGATCAGGCTAAATGCCGATTCGCGAGTGGTCAATTCACCACCGCCCCCGGCTGTCCCGCGGCTAGAAACCATGATCATTGGTGACCGTTCGCGCCGGCCGATCCCATTCCGGATCGACCGTGACCGGCATCTGGACTCCGATATGCGGCAGCGACATCGTCCCCAAGGGGGTGTGCACCTGGAGCGGAACGGCGATCCGCGCTGCGGCTCGGTCGGGCGCCAGCATGCCTTCGCCGGCCAGGCGATCGCCGTGCCCAGTGACGATCTCAGTCATGTTGCGCAGGGCCTCGCTGCCCACGTCGTAGTAGTGCGAGTGGTCAGTGAACCACGGCATGACACTGTGTGAGCCGGCGACTTCGGCGCGAAACCGCACCGCCCCGAAACCCGCGTGAGCCGGGTCCGCGCCGAGCCCGGCCAAGGGGCCCAACGGTCGGTCCAGCGTCGCGTTCAGCCCATTGGGCAGGCCACCGCCCGACTCGCCGATCCAGCTGATCGCGTCGGTCGATGCGGCACCCACGTACAGCCTGCCGCCGTCGAGATGAAAGTCCGCCGCGTTACTCGCCAAATCGGTTCCCGGGCAACCGGTTAGCACGGCGTCGTTGGCGCGCATGCCGCTGTTGGCGAACGCGTCGGCGACAGTTGTGGAACCGTAGGAATGCCCCAGAACAGTGACATGCCTGGGGGTCGACGCACCATGAGTGGCGGCAAGGCCGTTGACGTCGGCGGCCAGCAACGCCCCCGCCTGCCGGGCCCGCCATGGGGTACCGACCTGTTCCAGGTTCGACGGGTCGGTCACGGCCTGCTGCCAACGTGACGCGAATTCGGGTGCGTCATAACCCATCCAGGCCAACACCGCGGTGGAGTGTTGGGGGTCGGCTCTCGCAGCCTGCTGGTACAGGTTGATGGCGTCGTCTGTCCCGTCGGACATCCACCCTGCCCGCACGCTGCTGTTGGTGCCGGGGACGATGACCGCCGTGTTGCGGGCTTTGTCCGGGTTGCCGATCGCGACGGCCGCCCTGCCCTTGCCGTTGAATGCCAGCGGGTCATACGCCCACAACATGACGGGCAGCCCGTCATGCCCTTCGTCGCGCTCGAGGAAGTCGTTGGTTTTCACCGCGTTCTGGTATCGGGTGATGTCGGTAGCGCACAGCCCGTAGTCGCCGGGGCGGGTGAACACGTCGGCATCCCGGTTGTTCAGTGCGCTATCTCGGAGCGCTGCGGGAACCAGCCCGCGCTGACGGGCAACGTCTTCGACCCTGCGCAGGTCATCGTTCATCGCCGCCTGGTTGACCGAGTCGCGCACGTCGGCCGGGATGCCGTTGAGGTTGCCCAGCTCGTCGGGGTGCTGATCGATCAGCAGGCGCTTTTGCTCGGCGCTCGACGAATCCCACCATCGTGTTACTCGTCCTGGATCACTGTCCGGTAGCGGAATCGACAACTCGTCGACACCTTGAATCTCGGCCGGGTCAGCCCCATCAGCCCGCAGCGTTCCCAAGGCAGACGCAAGCACGGCCGAATATCGATCGCGAATCTGACGGAGCGCCAGCATGATTGCCCTCACCTCGGTAACGGCGTCCCCGCGCAGGTCGTCGGCGCCACAAACATCGTCGTCGGCGAGGGCCTCGCAGATCTCGTCGTCGATGGCCTCGAGGTCGTACTCCAGCGCGGCTAGGTACCACGCGGAGGTGCGTTGGCCCTCGGCCAGAGCGGCGGCGATGCCCTCCAAATCGATTGCGATCGCGGGTAATTGCGCGGCCTCCAGGCCCAGTACCCTGGTGACACGCTGCACTTCGTCAGCGCCGTTGATCGGATGCTCGCCATTACGGTGATCCCACGCCGCCTCAAACCGGCGGCGTGCGGCCTCAAACGCGAAAGCGGCCTCGGCAGTACTCACCCCGGCATCGCGGAAGGCCTGCGCCAGCGCTGAGATCTGCGCCGGGCGACCGGCCTGCAGGCCGGCGTCGGTCGACCAGGGATCGCCACCGGCCTGGGCGACGAGGAATGGAATGCTCAGGTGGCGCAGTTGCATCGCATCCGCATCGAGTCGCGACGGTACGTCACCGACCCGTTGTCACAGCGTGCTCGCCCCGTCGGCCAGACCGTCGCCGTCCGAATCATTCAGCCGGACATTCCATTTGCCGTCGCAATCGGTGTCGACGTAACCGGTCACGCCGGTGTCGTCCGAGCGCAGCACCCGGTCGGCGAGCCCGTTGCCGTCCGTATCGACGAGGCGTGCGTCGGCGCTCCCGTGGCCGTCGAAGTCGACCATCGGGCCGCCGGTGTGCTCGACCCCGTCGAGGTCGAACCAGCGCAACTGGCCGCCCCGATCCATGGCCACCGCCCACGTCCCGGATCCGTCGTCGGTGAAGTACGCCTCGGGGGTGCCGTCATTGTCGAGGTCCAGCACGGCGTGATCGACGAGGCCGTCGCCGTCGAGATCCGTGAGGGCGTCGTCGCGCAGTCCGTCGTGATCGAAATCCAGTCCGATCGATTCGAAGTGACCGTCGTGGTCCAAGTCGAGGTCCGGCTGCCCGTGCCAAATCGCCGCTGCGCCGTTATCGCCAGAGATGCAGTAGTCCATGGGTATTCGGACGCGTGGCTGCGGCTAGTCGTTCCCCCGAGACTGCCACCACGCCAACAACTCCGCGGTCGCCTCCTCGTTGTCCAGCGGGCCGCGCTCCAACCGGAGCTCCTTCAAGAATCGCCATGCCTCACCGACTTGCGGGCCGGCCGGGATGCCGAGCAGCTCCATGATTTGGTTGCCGTCCAAATCGGGGCGCACCCGCGCCAGATCTTCCTGGGCGGCCAGCTCGGCGATCCGCGCCTCGAGCCGGTCGTAACTGGCCTGCAACCGCGCGGCCCGGCGCTTGTTGCGGGTCGTGCAGTCGGCTCGCACCAGCTTGTGCAGCCGCGGCAGCAGCGGGCCGGCGTCGGTGACGTAACGGCGCACCGCCGAGTCGGTCCACTTGCCGTCGCCGTAGCCATGAAAACGCAGATGCAGATACACCAGCTGCGAGATGTCTTCGACCATCTGCTTGGAATACTTCAACGCCCGCAACCGCTTCCGGGCCATCTTGGCGCCGACGACCTCGTGGTGGTGAAAACTCACACCGCCGTTGGCTTCGTGGCGCCGCGTGGCGGGCTTGCCGATGTCGTGCAGCAGCGCGGCCCACCGCAGCACCAGATCCGGGCCGTCGTCTTCCAGGGCGATCGCCTGGCGCAGCACGGTCAGCGAGTGTTGGTAGACGTCCTTGTGTTGGTGGTGTTCGTCGATGGCCATCTGCATGCCGCCGACCTCGGGCAGCACCACCTCACCCATGCCGGTCTGCACCAGCAGATCGATGCCGGCCGTCGGGTCGTCGCCGAGCACCAGTTTGTCCAGCTCGGCGGCCACCCGTTCGGCGCTGATCCGCGACAGCTGCGGGGCCATCTCGTTGATCGCCTCGCGGACCCGCGGCGCGACACCGAAGCCGAGCTGCGAGACGAACCGCGCGGCGCGCAGCATTCGCAACGGGTCGTCGCCGAAGGACACCTCCGGCGCGGCGGGAGTGTCCAGGATTCGCGCGCGCAGCGCAGCCAAACCGCCTAGCGGGTCGAGGAATTCGCCCGGCCCATGGGGCGTGATGCGCACGGCCATCGCGTTGGCCGTGAAGTCGCGGCGCACCAGATCATCTTCGAGGCGATCGCCAAAGCGAACCTCGGGATTTCGCGACACCTGGTCGTAGGTGTCGGCGCGAAAGGTGGTGATCTCCAGGCGGTGGTCGCCCTTGCCGACACCGACGGTGCCGAATTCGATCCCGGTGTCCCACAAGTTGTCGGCCCACCGCCGCAGAATTTGTTGCACCTGTTCGGGCCGGGCGTCGGTGGTGAAATCCAGGTCGGGACTCAACCTGCCCAACAATGCATCCCGCACCGACCCGCCGACGAGGTAGAGCTCGTGGCCCGCGGCGTCGAACGCGGAGCCGAGCTCGGCCAGCATGGGCGCATGCCGATTCAGAGCGACCGCGGCGGCGGTCAGCAGGTCGGCATCCTGGGCGGCGTCTGGCACGTTCGATCAGCCTAGTCGGCCGTCGGCGAAAAGCCCCTGTGAGGCGGCTCGCACGCGGACACGGTGAATTGACCGAGCGGGGAGCGTCAGTAGCGTTACGTGCGACGAAAGGGTCAACGGCGGGATGACGGGTTGCATCTTTGATACATATGCAAGGGCGCACTGATCATGTTCGCGGTGGAGACCCGTGGAAGGTCATCGCGAACAACTGAAAGCACAATAAATGCCGTCTTTCCTCCGAGTTCGTGACTTAGACGCCACCACATGGCGCACGGCGACCTTGTCCACGCCGTTCGTCGTACAGATCGTCCTAGGACTGCTGCTCGCCACGATGTGGGTGCTGGGCAAAGGGATCTTCGCGACCGAACGCGGACACACCGAACGCAGCTGGATGCTTCTCGCCGCCGCGATCACCACCGTGGTATCTCTTGCGGTCGCCGCGGCACTGTGGCAATCGCCTAGGCCGCGCAACCGCGGTCTTGCGCTTAGCATTGCGGGATCTTCCGCGACGGTGCTCATCGGTGGGATTGTTTACGCTTACTTGGTATTACGCTGAAAGGTCTTGTGATGGCCGATGAATCGGTACTCCCGTTATCGCAATCGCGCTACGGGCCGGTCACTTTCGG
This window harbors:
- a CDS encoding DUF2563 family protein, giving the protein MFVDTDLLHSGGNQSHRAGGHAQDGADQLAGGTVASGMFGDFAAADAFHGAVSAAHGQHVKALQGHSETLTGVGTKAHHAANGFTNMDKNNATEMQALRPSSGPSTQNV
- a CDS encoding alpha/beta hydrolase, with the translated sequence MQLRHLSIPFLVAQAGGDPWSTDAGLQAGRPAQISALAQAFRDAGVSTAEAAFAFEAARRRFEAAWDHRNGEHPINGADEVQRVTRVLGLEAAQLPAIAIDLEGIAAALAEGQRTSAWYLAALEYDLEAIDDEICEALADDDVCGADDLRGDAVTEVRAIMLALRQIRDRYSAVLASALGTLRADGADPAEIQGVDELSIPLPDSDPGRVTRWWDSSSAEQKRLLIDQHPDELGNLNGIPADVRDSVNQAAMNDDLRRVEDVARQRGLVPAALRDSALNNRDADVFTRPGDYGLCATDITRYQNAVKTNDFLERDEGHDGLPVMLWAYDPLAFNGKGRAAVAIGNPDKARNTAVIVPGTNSSVRAGWMSDGTDDAINLYQQAARADPQHSTAVLAWMGYDAPEFASRWQQAVTDPSNLEQVGTPWRARQAGALLAADVNGLAATHGASTPRHVTVLGHSYGSTTVADAFANSGMRANDAVLTGCPGTDLASNAADFHLDGGRLYVGAASTDAISWIGESGGGLPNGLNATLDRPLGPLAGLGADPAHAGFGAVRFRAEVAGSHSVMPWFTDHSHYYDVGSEALRNMTEIVTGHGDRLAGEGMLAPDRAAARIAVPLQVHTPLGTMSLPHIGVQMPVTVDPEWDRPARTVTNDHGF
- a CDS encoding pullulanase, which encodes MDYCISGDNGAAAIWHGQPDLDLDHDGHFESIGLDFDHDGLRDDALTDLDGDGLVDHAVLDLDNDGTPEAYFTDDGSGTWAVAMDRGGQLRWFDLDGVEHTGGPMVDFDGHGSADARLVDTDGNGLADRVLRSDDTGVTGYVDTDCDGKWNVRLNDSDGDGLADGASTL
- a CDS encoding CCA tRNA nucleotidyltransferase, with the translated sequence MPDAAQDADLLTAAAVALNRHAPMLAELGSAFDAAGHELYLVGGSVRDALLGRLSPDLDFTTDARPEQVQQILRRWADNLWDTGIEFGTVGVGKGDHRLEITTFRADTYDQVSRNPEVRFGDRLEDDLVRRDFTANAMAVRITPHGPGEFLDPLGGLAALRARILDTPAAPEVSFGDDPLRMLRAARFVSQLGFGVAPRVREAINEMAPQLSRISAERVAAELDKLVLGDDPTAGIDLLVQTGMGEVVLPEVGGMQMAIDEHHQHKDVYQHSLTVLRQAIALEDDGPDLVLRWAALLHDIGKPATRRHEANGGVSFHHHEVVGAKMARKRLRALKYSKQMVEDISQLVYLHLRFHGYGDGKWTDSAVRRYVTDAGPLLPRLHKLVRADCTTRNKRRAARLQASYDRLEARIAELAAQEDLARVRPDLDGNQIMELLGIPAGPQVGEAWRFLKELRLERGPLDNEEATAELLAWWQSRGND